DNA from Mesorhizobium sp. B2-1-1:
GGATCGGCGAAGATCGAATGGTAACGGCCGACGGTGACTTCCTTGGGCAGGCCGGAGAAGATGATGCCGGGCTTGGAGACGCGAATGCGCGACGGCTTGCCGTGCATCGGCACATGCAGCTGCCGCAATTCGCCGCCATAGGCCTCGGCCAGCGCCTGCAGGCCGAGGCAGACGCCGAAGATCGGCAGCTCGCGGGCGCGCGCTCGTCCGATGGTGGCGGCGCAGTCGAAATCCTTGGGCGTGCCGGGACCAGGCGACAGCACGACGAGATCCGGCTTCAGCCGGTCGAAAACTTCTTCCGGCACGGGGGTGCGCACGGTCGAGACATTGGCGCCGGTCTGACGGAAGTAATTGGCCAGCGTGTGGACGAAGCTGTCTTCATGGTCGACGAGCAGGATGTTGACGCCGTCGCCGACGCGCGCGGTGGTGCGTTCGGTGCTGGCGGCATTGCCCGTCTTGGCGTCGCGGATGGCGGAGAGCATGGCGGAGGCCTTCAGTTCGGTTTCGGCTTCTTCTTCCTCGGGAATGCTGTCGAACAGTAATGTGGCGCCGGCACGCACCTCGGCAATGCCGTCCTTGATGCGGATGGTGCGCAGTGTCAGCCCGGTGTTCATATCACCGTTGAAATTGACCATGCCGATGGCGCCGCCATACCAGGCGCGCGGGCTCTTCTCGTTCTGCTCGATGAAGCGCATGGCCCATAGTTTCGGCGCGCCGGTGACGGTCACCGCCCAGGCGTGCGAGAGAAACGCGTCGAAGGCGTCCATGCCTTCGCGCAGCCTGCCCTCGATATGGTCAACCGTGTGGATAAGCCGCGAATACATCTCGATCTGGCGGCGGCCGATGACGCGCACCGAACCCGGCTCGCAGACGCGCGACTTGTCGTTGCGGTCGACATCCGAGCACATTGTGAGCTCGGATTCGTCCTTCTTGGAATTGAGCAGCTTCAGGATCTGCTCTGAGTCGGAAATGGCGTCGTCGCCACGCTTGATCGTGCCCGAGATCGGGCAGGTCTCGACACGGCGGCCGTTGACGCGCACGAACATTTCGGGCGAAGCGCCGATCAGGTATTCGCCTTCACCCAGATTAATGAAGAAGGAATAGGGCGAGGGGTTGATTGACTTCAGCTTGCGCGAAATCTCGGAGGGTTGGGTCTCGCAGCGTTCGTAGAACATCTGCCCGGGTACGACCTCGAACAGGTCACCGCGCTTGAAGCTGTCCATCGCGCGGCGCACAAGATTGGCGTATTCGCCGGGTTCATGGTCGCCGCGCGGCGGGATACGGTCGGCAGTCTTGAACGGCTCGGCGATCTCGTCGCGCGGCAGGCCTTCGGTCGAAAAACCCTTGCCGGCGTAGTCATATCGATCGGTCCAGGCCTTGGCCGAATAATGATCGACGACCAGGATCTCGTCGGGCAGGAACAGCACGAGATCGCGCTGGCTTGGCTTGCGTTCGAGCTTGTAGTCGACCGGATCGAACTGGAAGGCGAGGTCGTAGCCGAAGGCGCCGTAAAGGCCGAGATTGGCGTCTTCGGCGGTCTTGAACAAGGCGGTGATGGCGCGCAGAACCGTGAAGACGGAAGGAACGCGGCTGCGTTCTTCTTCGGTGAAGACACGGCCCGGCTTGGCGACGTCGAGGCGGATCAGCTTTTTCGACGCCTCGGCGATCGTGATCTCGGCGATATCGCCGAGCGTCTTGACGATGACCGGCAGAAGCACCTCGCCCCGCCGGTTCAGCGCCTCGATGCGCATGGACCGGCCACGCGCCGAGATCACCAAAGGCGGGTCGATGATGGCGGTGTCCCAACGCGTATAGCGGCCGGGATATTCATAGTTCGAAGAGAACACCGCGCCCCGGCGCGCATTCAGCCCGTCGACATAGGCGTCGATGGCGCCTTCATAGGGCCGGTCGTGGCGCTCGCGGGTGATGGTGATGCCACCCCCGGTCACAAAACTCTCTGCGCCGTTGTCCAGAACCTTCATCGTCATTGCCGTCTCCATCAGCTTCTTGGGCAACGGACCCGGGAATGGCTTGGAAAAAACAAATGGCCGCCCGGACATTCCGCTGCGGCCACCCTCTCTTTTCACGCGCACGCGTTCGAACAGGCCGCTGTCAGCAGGCCCACCACCAAACGGTCTTGATCGAACGCATGTTCATGGCGATTCCCATAGCGGCGATTGAGCGACCGCGCAACTGGATTCGATGGAGGCTCAATCTTCCAGTGTGCCGGACCTTGCGTCGGCGCTCTTCCTGTCGCCCACCAGTTTCAACAGATCCTCGCCGGCGCGGATGATACGGCGCGAGCGCCGGGTCAGGACGATGCCGGCCTGCGGCGCGAACACCTCGGTGCGGCCATCGGCTTCGCCCGGTGCGTGGACGATGACGGCAAGCCGCGTGTCCTTGGCGACGCGGTCGCCGGGCTCCACGTCATAGAGCACGGCACCCGCCCGGGGCGCCGGCATCATGTCGATGTTTTCGAGCGGCGCGACAACCCCGGTGAAGGCACCGGGTGAGGGCAGGGCCGGGTCGGCGACTACGCCGCGCGCCACCAGCAGCCGGTAGAGCCCCGCGGCGTCCGACGCCGCGAACGCGCCATCGACATCGAGGATGCCGCGATATTCGACCGTCGTGACGACGCGCCGGCCGAGCTTCGCCACATCGGCGGGAACGTTCTGATAGGGCATGATCGAGGCGCCCTCGAAAGTGCCGTCCGTGTCTTCACTCCACAGCACCACCGCCTCGACGCCCATGGCGGCGGCGCAGTCGGCCATTGCCGGCCACAGGCTTGTGTGGACATACAGGTAGGAGAGACCCTCGTCGTCGCAATGCAGGTCGAGCACGATGTCGTGGCCGAGCGAAAGCTGCACCAGTCTCGTCTTCAGCCGCTGGTCGGGCGTGCCATGCGCGGTGTCGGGCAGGAGTGCCGTGTCGGGCGCAGCGAGCAGCGGGAAACCGCGGTTGAAGTTGGTGCGCGTGCCCAGATGAAAACGGCCCTGATGTTCGCCGAAATGATACTGGGCGCGGCCGATCGGATTGGCCCAGGGCACGATGGTGATGTCGCCCTTGATGCGCCCCTCCGCCTCGGCCCTGGCCAGCATCGGCATCAGCGCGTC
Protein-coding regions in this window:
- a CDS encoding anthranilate synthase; its protein translation is MTMKVLDNGAESFVTGGGITITRERHDRPYEGAIDAYVDGLNARRGAVFSSNYEYPGRYTRWDTAIIDPPLVISARGRSMRIEALNRRGEVLLPVIVKTLGDIAEITIAEASKKLIRLDVAKPGRVFTEEERSRVPSVFTVLRAITALFKTAEDANLGLYGAFGYDLAFQFDPVDYKLERKPSQRDLVLFLPDEILVVDHYSAKAWTDRYDYAGKGFSTEGLPRDEIAEPFKTADRIPPRGDHEPGEYANLVRRAMDSFKRGDLFEVVPGQMFYERCETQPSEISRKLKSINPSPYSFFINLGEGEYLIGASPEMFVRVNGRRVETCPISGTIKRGDDAISDSEQILKLLNSKKDESELTMCSDVDRNDKSRVCEPGSVRVIGRRQIEMYSRLIHTVDHIEGRLREGMDAFDAFLSHAWAVTVTGAPKLWAMRFIEQNEKSPRAWYGGAIGMVNFNGDMNTGLTLRTIRIKDGIAEVRAGATLLFDSIPEEEEAETELKASAMLSAIRDAKTGNAASTERTTARVGDGVNILLVDHEDSFVHTLANYFRQTGANVSTVRTPVPEEVFDRLKPDLVVLSPGPGTPKDFDCAATIGRARARELPIFGVCLGLQALAEAYGGELRQLHVPMHGKPSRIRVSKPGIIFSGLPKEVTVGRYHSIFADPVRLPDDFVVTAETEDGVIMAFEHRKEPIAAVQFHPESIMTLGHNAGMRIIENIVAHLPHKAKDKAA
- a CDS encoding succinylglutamate desuccinylase/aspartoacylase family protein; protein product: MQKSIERIAGDSEGVSYEFPLFRFAGTDESAPSAYLQAALHAGELPGVVAIDALMPMLARAEAEGRIKGDITIVPWANPIGRAQYHFGEHQGRFHLGTRTNFNRGFPLLAAPDTALLPDTAHGTPDQRLKTRLVQLSLGHDIVLDLHCDDEGLSYLYVHTSLWPAMADCAAAMGVEAVVLWSEDTDGTFEGASIMPYQNVPADVAKLGRRVVTTVEYRGILDVDGAFAASDAAGLYRLLVARGVVADPALPSPGAFTGVVAPLENIDMMPAPRAGAVLYDVEPGDRVAKDTRLAVIVHAPGEADGRTEVFAPQAGIVLTRRSRRIIRAGEDLLKLVGDRKSADARSGTLED